The genomic stretch AAGGTGGTCAAACCAGATACCAAACTGACAAGCCAGGTTACAACCACGACAAGGCGAACTCGGCCAAGCGAAACCACTTGTCGATAGCTAAGCCGTAAGCGAAGCGCCAATAATCTATCTACACTGATTTCTGAGGCGGTTAGCAACGACACACTGCACATGGCGAATCCGGTTACCTCGAGGTAAGGCAAGGTACTTTTACAAAGAGATCTGTTGCCCGTAATGTTCGATATCAAGTACACGAGACTCCAATGAATCCAACGCAAAGATCGCTTGCCGCTAACGAGTAAAACAGTGTTCGAGATGAGGAATGAATCGAGACGACCTGGTGGAATATCCGCACAATTAGTGTGTTTCCTACCACGCCGGCAAAGAGCAAGAACATATTCACGCTCAACGCAAAACGCAGTGAAAAAGCAAACACTGGCGAACCCCCAAAAGCTTCCTCCCGATTATGACATAATTCATCATAGACAGGCAGGGCCATGGTATCAGAGTTATTAGAATTTTGGGCCCTCATTGTTGGCTCATGAATTCCTACGTGCACAAATTATGCTCTTGATTATGGTAGgtaggtatactttatttaaatcaaagaaacacgctagccccaacaacactcagctggtttccatggagggcgtgtttgaactagtaatacaagattaataatatcgtaggttaaaattataaaaaattcaactatttcaaactaagTACATGATTGATGATATGGTAAGTCTAAAACTACGAAAGTTTAACTATTAATACACTAGGTACAAAGATATTGTAAACCAagtacaagatcaacacatgtggcatgacatgacccaattacgttttaatacatttattgaatgaatatattgattccgctagttttgcttcattcgggagttggttccaaagcattgcgccgctatatttaaaacttcttttcagaaactctctcttcggtttaggaagtgtcagatctGTAGCACTATTTCTGAGATGGTAATCAGTCTGATCAGCATTCCTTCTAACAAAAGAGTTCCTAACGTTGGGCGCGGTGTCgtcatttagtattttatacatcaatgttgatttggcacGAAGCCGCCTCGCATCAAGTGTGTCCCAAGATAGGGTCTGGATTATATCAGCGGAACGAATATCATAATTGGCACCAGTAAGTACCCTAGCAGCACGAGATTGAAATCTTTGTAGCTTGTATTTTAGTACTTTTCCGCAGTTGTCCCAAAGAGgggaacaatattcaaagtagGGCTGTACTAGGCTCTTATAAACCTTTTCGAGCGTATCTGCAGGAACAAAGGGCTTGATACGTCTCATCGCTCCAATGCCTGCACTGGTCTTCTTACAAATCATGTCAATATGACTATcccaactaagtttttcatctATCTGGACTCCTAGGCATTTATGTGTATCAGTTCGTGATACGGGTATGTTGTTTACCACAACGGATTGTTCGGTATTCTTATTGTTCAAATTATACGAGGAGCCAATAAACATCAATTTAGACTTAGAGGGGtgcatttgaagtttgttttctaTGAGCCAGTTGCGGACACGAGCGAGCTCAGAATTTAGTTTGACGACAAGTTCGTTGGCATTGTAAGAGGATGAGAAGATTTgggtatcatccgcatacatgCATGGAGTGGTTGATCTTAAACACTCAGGCaggtcattaatatataataagaacaGCAATGGACCCAACATTGAGCCCTGAGGGACGCCGCAGGTGATTGTTTTCTTGGATGATAGTTGTTCATTAATACTGCATTGCTGCTCTCTATTAGACAAATACGATTCAAACCACTTTAGTTCTATGCTCGAGAtgccaaaacgtttcttcatcTTATTTAGAAGAATGCCATGATTTattgaatcaaatgcctttttaatATCTAGAAAAACGACGCCGTTCAATTTCCCATTATCCATATTTTCAAGCCATTCATCACAAATTTGGATGAGAGCCGTTACCGTGCAGTGTTTTGGACGGAAACCTGATTGAAATTTTGACAACATGCAGTTTTCAGTCAGGTAACCATATACCTGACGGAAGACCTCCTTTTCAAATACTTTACTCACAGCTGGTAAAATAGAAATGGGACGATAGTTCGCACATTGCCGTCTGTCTCCAGATTTGAAAATCGGCGTAACACGAGCGCGTTTCCAATCATCTATGTAAATTCCTGTCGCAAGAGAGAGGTTAAAGATGTACGTCAAAGACGGTGCAACTATACTTGCTGATAGTTTAAGAATTTTAGGAGGAATTTTATCCAGGCCGgttgttttatttgcttttagcccTCTCAAAGTTGACACAACGTTATCGACAGGAATTGGTGAGAATTTAAACTGCGCACATTGGAATGAATTGATATTGTCACTAGTCGTTTAGGCAATATTGCACGACTCTTCTTCGTATTCCGCTGCTAACGTCAGCCCAATATTAACAAAATAGTCATTCAAACTATCAGCCATAGATTTGGGATCTGACACTAAATTATCATTAACTAAGAGCTCGCTCAAATTATTCGGTTTGTTATTCTTCCCCAATAATGTATTGATGAGCGTCCAAGCTTTCTTAGGGTCATTCGACCTAGAGCAGTCGTTAATTTTATCATGGAAAAAAATAGATTTGGCATTACGCATTTGAATATTTACTTCATTTcgcaattttttgaaactctcCCAGTGGGTCTGTGAGGCGTATTTTATTGCCCGTTTTTTGTGATAATCACGATTTCTCATGAGGGCCTTGATGCGTGGAGTAATCCAGGGAACGGAGTTCCTTCGTGTTCTTTTGTGTTGTATAGGCGCATGCCTATTTAATGTATCAGTAAAAAAGGATTTCCATACATTCCAACATGTATTGGGATTATTGAATTGTTGAATTGCGTTCCAAGGCATTCGGGATAAGTCTTCAACGAAAAACTCAGCATCGAAGTGCTTATAGTCTCTAATTTCTCTCACACCCGGATTAGTTTTTGGTAGCATAAATTTCCTCACTGCACATATCAAACTGTGATCTGAAATTCCAAGGTGTATAACACCAGAGGCATGTATGTTCTCTTTAACATTGGTTAAAACTAGATCTATCATGGTGGCTGAAGTATCTGTCACTCTGGTGGGTTTGTCTATTAGCTGATCAATTTGGTACAGTGAACAGAGAAAAATCAGTTGTCGTGTGTGGCGATCAAATGAGACTTTACTGACATCACAATTAAGATCACCGACTAATATTAACTCTCTGCTGTCGGCGTCACACCTCTGAAAAAATATCTCGCACTCGTTAAATAGGTCCATGTCCGAATTTGGAGGCTTATACCAAGTGCATACAAGAAAGGATTTGCTATGTGGACGGTTGATTTCAGCACAGACCATCTCAAGACTGCTAGGCACCAAGTCTTTTCTATCGGAAAACGGTATATTATCCCGAATAAACAATACGACACCGCCTCCAGCTCTATTCCGGTCCTTTCTAATAAGATTATAACCAGGAATACTTATCTCATTATCGGGTATTGATTCATCAATTTTAGACTCATTTATAGCGAAAATATCAAAAGGTGTGCTACGTAAGACATGCCTAATTTCATCAATATGTTTGAGTAGACTATTAACATTCAAACTGGcaattttgaaaccttttagGTTAGCGACGTTATGCATTGTGGAACCAAACTCACCTATTATGGGGTCATGACAAGCCATATCTACCGTGGTTTCTTGTGTACTGGGGCACGTATTGGTCCCGACGCTAGCTGCATTATTAACTGCCCTAACTGCCGGAATGGGGCGTGAAAACCCTGAGGACGTCTTGCTTTGTTTGCCGACGGTCtgagaaatttaataaaactagTGGCTAAGTAAGCTGATCCCTTAGAGTTCAGGTGTAATTTACTACCGTTGAGGCAGGATCCATCTATGTGTGAATTGTCAATGAAATGAAAGCCATTTCTGCTGCTCATCTCCTTTAGTTTTCCGTTGACTTCAGATAACTTCGTCGACACACTAATGtcttaaaaaaaaggaagaaaaaaaggaagaaaaaaggaaggaaaagacCTTTTAGTAAGAAACGATGATGCTGTCGATCACATGATACAAAAGCAATAAATTTTTTAGTCCTTAGACCATGATGAACACTTCCAATTGAACAAATATTTGTTTCCAGGAAACGCATGCACGCTAGGATCTATGGCGCGTTTTTAGCGTCAAAATTAGCGTCCAAAGTCAGGCTTAGGGTTGGGCAAGTGTTTggaaaatttcaatttattttttgctcTCTCGACCATTCAaataaatgtttgaattgccgctctgaatgtttgaattgctgaattaaatatttgaattgctgaattgaaagtttgaacggcacatttgaattttgaaactAAACACGCGCCATAAGAATCCATCAATAGTTCTTTAAATATGTCTATAATGGATGCAAATTTTCGAATGAAgtggtagtttctaaagaaactgtgaagctgcgtcggtggggaagtagtatacaaaaatttggttttatcaacggagttgataatgtaaattggccaccgtacagagattctaaaagctgacgtttcgagcgttagcccttcgtcagagcgaatcggaaTTTTCGAAGACTCCTGTCCACGCAGGTAATTAGAAATCCATTTCGTCATGGTAAAACTAGCATGCAAATACGTACAGCCGCCACTCATCACTCCCGACCGCTAGAAGCGATAAGAGgtggctgtattcgcaggctttGGTAAAACAGGAAGATGGAGATCGTCAAAACAAGCTCCAAAGAAACCACGCCTACATTTTCAATAGCTTTTGGGCTTTGTCTGCGTTGAAcgtgttgttttctttaataaaGAGATGTCGAGTTAATTTTCTTCTTGTTGACCGAcattaataaatatataaataggACTTATCAAATACTCTTTCGTTTATGATTTTGTGATTCCACCTGTCTACACGAGTGAACGAAAAAACCTAATGGGTGAACTGGAAGATGATGTGAGTAAAGCACATCTactgttttcattttaaaagaCTGATTCTCTgtagaaagacaaaaaaagaaaaacaaagataaTAAAGTGTCAAACGAACCTGGCTTGTACAGCTTGCGTTAATCTCATTTACTACCCCAGCTAGCAAATTCAGGATGGCACTTTGCCAGCCATTTCAAGATCCCATTTACTTGCCGTACGATTGCTTCGTTGCGTAACCTCTGGGAACATTTGAGAACGAAACGTAACAAGGACAGTGGGGATGGCTACGATACCGTAGCGAAACAATAGGTttatgaacaaaacaaaaagatctgCTCGCCCAGCTCATTCCTTTAAATTTtgcttcatttctttgccgaAACGTGAAATGACAAAGGGGTGGGGCTTCTTTCGTCCCGGTGCGAGTTCACTCCGGTTCCCGCTTGTGGCTCTGTACTCATTTACATGATACCAACagaaaaacctcaaatttggctatttcacgttgtcgttTTGAAGAGGACGGCAAAGAGATGGACAAAAGAGGAAAACGCACTATTGTTTTtccccactaaatatgcaaattgatgttctcgttgccgtcgccgttgttgtAATGATGTAATATTTACATTACCCAGAGTGCTCCAAGAGCAGGGAGCGGAAGAACACATGTTGGAAAGCCGGATGGCAATCAGCGACTTTCATATAACCcgcaatgcattttgttttccccacaaattttgcataaattattgttttcaaatgcacttGGGAATACGTTATTACACGAAATGTTCGTGGCATGTTAATTTCGCGAATTTCGCGTTATTAAAAAAccgcgaaattaaagtgacgCAAACAATAAGTGTCGCTAACAGAACATTACGCGAAAATTAAGTGACTTACATTATGCCGATAAGCAAGAAAGAACGAGTTTATTACCATTGAAACGTTAACAAAATCACATTTTTCACTGTTCTGAGGCAATGCCTTGGTCGTCGTCATCGCTACGGCTAACTATCTCCTCTCCAGGTGGCACTTCTCTTGTACAGTTTTAAACTGGCTCCCTGTAATGCTGTTCTCTTAATGGCTTCTCTCAATGTTCTTTGAAGATGTTTGCATTAAAATTGTCCCCACTACTGGAATTTCCAAATCCCCTTGTGAACGAATCTGACGAATATCGACCTTAAGCTATCAGTTTTAAAACCAATACATTCAACTTGGTTGGTGGAAATATCACAAGATAACTTTTTCACCAGCACACAGGGGAGGGTTCGTGTCTTGAAAGGATGGGAGAAGGAGGGAATAAAgggttttgaagcaagcaaccgtggacaattttcctgtcggtgtacgttggatcagtggcttgatctgatcggcgttatttcaagttgagaaactatgtattttaagcaaaagccgatacaacgtagatttgattttagtggtactatatttcggctggccaaaccagccttcttcaggtacaatgagagtttacattgaattgcttctatgtacatatatatatactaaatggatgttgacgtaatactggaaaaaatgtgataaaacatggcagttacaaagattttgaattcaaatactaagagtcacggaaaaataacgaaaaGTTGCGTTTTTAACCTcatttcagaaggtatgtcgttagttccgtggtgcaaatcttgaacgtttcgtcggtagaacaaattcgtcgtaggcggagtgctaggctgaaagggatagctttttttgtgtgtagaggatgacaagaggaataaagtaaatgttggtgtttgtccgtgggtttcgtgtataggtctgtatttatgtttcggtcactagttagtgagacgttaacgtcaaggaaaggaacactggtgggagagtgtgagctagtgaattttattgtagggtgaatgttgttgagatgatcgatgaaaattttaaggttctccggactttcagtccagatcataaatATATTatcgatgtatctcaaccaaATATGAGGTTGGAATggagcatttttttcgaaaagcccgaggaagtggttagcaaaagagggggccattttggtacccatagctgtgccgtggatttgaaggtagtggctatcattaaaagtgaagttattcatggtgaggatcatgcggatgaggtatttgaattcaaaatccttgtaactgccatgttttattac from Montipora capricornis isolate CH-2021 chromosome 12, ASM3666992v2, whole genome shotgun sequence encodes the following:
- the LOC138025418 gene encoding uncharacterized protein, with the translated sequence MACHDPIIGEFGSTMHNVANLKGFKIASLNVNSLLKHIDEIRHVLRSTPFDIFAINESKIDESIPDNEISIPGYNLIRKDRNRAGGGVVLFIRDNIPFSDRKDLVPSSLEMVCAEINRPHSKSFLVCTWYKPPNSDMDLFNECEIFFQRCDADSRELILVGDLNCDVSKVSFDRHTRQLIFLCSLYQIDQLIDKPTRVTDTSATMIDLVLTNVKENIHASGVIHLGISDHSLICAVRKFMLPKTNPGVREIRDYKHFDAEFFVEDLSRMPWNAIQQFNNPNTCWNVWKSFFTDTLNRHAPIQHKRTRRNSVPWITPRIKALMRNRDYHKKRAIKYASQTHWESFKKLRNEVNIQMRNAKSIFFHDKINDCSRSNDPKKAWTLINTLLGKNNKPNNLSELLVNDNLVSDPKSMADSLNDYFVNIGLTLAAEYEEESCNIA